A single genomic interval of Pseudorasbora parva isolate DD20220531a chromosome 21, ASM2467924v1, whole genome shotgun sequence harbors:
- the tfam gene encoding transcription factor A, mitochondrial, producing the protein MMAPFSLMSVGANLLVKSLSLFSSASAVRCSCVAPFIKSFSTTTGGPPKRPLTAYMTYVKEMQPTFSKQNPGLKNVDIIRKLAEKWRMLTPEQKQQFQDASLVSREQYKLALETYKAQLTPAQSAAILQEKRQKAAKRKAIRRKKELSSLGKPKRPRSAFNIFMAEHFEEAKGTTMQAKLKSLRDDWMRFNITQKQMYTQLAEDDKVRYKNEIKSWEEHMIEIGREDLVRRKERRSIKAKAIADRKKKSKVTVIKAKAPKKKANVAETAVKKTVKSTKK; encoded by the exons ATGATGGCTCCCTTCAGCTTGATGTCAGTCGGTGCTAATCTTTTGGTCAAGTCGTTGAGTCTGTTCTCGAGTGCATCTGCTGTGAG gTGTTCATGTGTAGCTCCATTTATAAAAAGTTTTAGCACCACAACTGGGGGTCCGCCCAAAAGACCCCTGACAGCATACATGACATATGTGAAGGAGATGCAGCCCACCTTCAGCAAACAAAACCCAG GACTAAAAAATGTGGATATTATCCGAAAGTTAGCAGAGAAGTGGAGAATGCTGACACCAGAACAGAAGCAG CAATTTCAGGATGCATCTTTGGTATCCAGGGAGCAGTACAAGCTTGCCTTGGAGACATACAAAGCCCAACTCACTCCTGCACAGTCCGCAGCTATTTTACAGGAAAAACGACAAAAAGCGGCCAAAAGAAAAGCAATTAGGAGAAAGAAG GAGCTGAGTAGTCTTGGCAAGCCCAAACGCCCCAGGAGCGCCTTCAACATCTTCATGGCGGAGCACTTCGAGGAAGCAAAAGGAACTACTATGCAG GCGAAGCTGAAGTCGCTGAGAGATGATTGGATGCGATTCAACATCACACAGAAACAA ATGTACACACAGCTGGCAGAGGATGACAAAGTCCGTTACAAGAATGAAATAAAATCATGGGAGGAGCACATGATTGAGATTGGAAGGGAAGACCTTGTTcggagaaaagagagaagatcCATCAAAGCCAAAGCCATCGCAGACAGAAAGAAGAAATCCAAAGTAACCGTGATAAAGGCAAAAGCGCCAAAAAAGAAGGCTAACGTTGCTGAAACAGCTGTGAAAAAGACTGTGAAGAGCACCAAAAAGTGA
- the zgc:171971 gene encoding DNA-directed RNA polymerase III subunit RPC4 has protein sequence MSEHGDGDGEASSSAAFRSSFAAGRGLPGRITLSPPPPGRLTTLRSRDLTLGGYKKKTFVPNVHSVRKTKDELQETRTAPKKERRERREREDRQRERRRREKPQTIQSHSIFEQGPADTFRKPGNWCSSNLADCDPALVTKCIKKEKNSTEEDDNEILKKLQRDDFLDDPGLKNDPKQRPIRLPLHQSCTFLSTETASSFKETASDNALKSPRAEQKYPLPLRGISAFPQQPTVGELFQQLSVSDQEELLFIQLPDTIPGQPKTASPEKTKKNDKTEDKRSSQNKTMDKPDKAAVPLLSDFSEGLIGKLQIRKSGKVQLVMGNVTLDVSDGAAFSFLQQLVCVRLSEGLTGDMTVLGNITHKLVCSPDFETLLQEAKLPSDLCSASKS, from the exons ATGTCTGAACATGGAGATGGGGATGGAGAGGCGAGCTCTTCTGCCGCTTTCAGATCATCATTTGCTGCAGGTAGAGGACTGCCAGGCCGAATAACACTGAGTCCCCCTCCGCCAGGCAGACTGACCACTTTGCGCTCCAGAGATCTGACCCTGGGTGGATATAAAAAG AAAACCTTTGTACCAAATGTTCACTCGGTTCGCAAAACTAAAGATGA gttACAGGAGACTCGCACTGCAccaaagaaagagagaagagagagaagagagagggaaGACCGACAAAGAGAGAGACGGCGGCGAGAAAAACCTCAGACTATTCAGTCTCACTCCATCTTTGAGCAGGGTCCTGCAGACACCTTTAGGAAGCCAG GTAATTGGTGCAGCTCTAATCTGGCTGACTGTGATCCTGCACTTGTcacaaaatgcattaaaaaggaAAAGAACAGTACTGAGGAAGATGATAATgaaattttgaaaaaactcCAACGGGATGAT TTTTTGGATGATCCTGGATTAAAAAATGATCCTAAGCAAAGACCAATCAGACTTCCACTCCATCAGTCATGCACCTTTTTGTCAACAGAAACAGCTAGCTCAT TTAAAGAGACAGCATCTGATAATGCACTGAAATCACCCAGAGCTGAGCAGAAATACCCGCTGCCATTGAGGGGAATATCGGCATTCCCTCAACAACCAACGGTTGGAGAACTTTTCCAGCAGCTAAGTGTTTCAGACCAGGAAGAACTACTGTTTATTCAACTTCCTGATACCATACCTGGTCAGCCTAAAACCGCAAGCCCAGAGAAAACCAAAAAGAACGACAAAACTGAAGACAAGCGCTCATCACAAAATAAAACCATG GATAAGCCTGATAAAGCCGCTGTACCTTTGCTGTCTGACTTCTCAGAGGGTCTGATTGGAAAACTGCAAATTAGAAAGTCTGGTAAAGTCCAGCTGGTCATGGGAAATGTTACATTAGATGTCTCAGATGGAGCAGCCTTCTCTTTCCTACAG CAACTTGTTTGTGTTCGGCTGTCGGAGGGCCTCACCGGGGACATGACTGTGCTAGGAAACATCACACACAAGCTGGTGTGTTCACCTGATTTTGAGACTTTACTCCAAGAAGCCAAATTGCCATCTGATCTCTGCTCGGCTTCAAAGTCCTGA